The following are from one region of the Ptychodera flava strain L36383 chromosome 15, AS_Pfla_20210202, whole genome shotgun sequence genome:
- the LOC139151110 gene encoding uncharacterized protein produces MNLYKNVFNTPGELHLIQVSDDFDDVIVNTAKKLELKGIVFNLKSHQTLQHSIANTILPYYASQKAINSPALQGKYLLSWEQDQISAIFNQMVHQSLMLSQYLSTEGFHILLDAFQHTISEYNSRHHNTETRLHLLIQKPEMLMEHHSDNDAETVKQFMRMISSLVEDCQVTVLMMTHKRDFVQWMQTSGDFDSVDASHWFIGEPLYNDTISWFTSVYGSFVTLPQMKTAIQTVGTSRKQINKLLQKVTKGQKFQDAVKTYKEEVMFKFIHELKKMNQPGIVLSLFEEFAKPESKRQLYCPQRSPVPVATEYSMEYLEQLEDRGFIYFQSGTSLYGGCGGRVYKPVMKHLIGYQEFISKKMTVLSVQVNNGDRVYPIELQELSVCHMLEKLENHGIDTTRFEYFTVNSRHWYHGNIYRHSDAVLKYLSRNTEVDMKFEETKETEPESQYAKFKGKAGSLEDDGWIGWFTSFVW; encoded by the exons ATGAATCTgtacaaaaatgtttttaacaCGCCTGGAGAGCTTCACCTGATACAAGTTTCAgatgattttgatgatgttatcgTCAACACTGCCAAAAAGCTAGAATTGAAAGGAATTGTGTTCAATTTGAAATCCCACCAGACACTCCAACACAGCATAGCGAACACAATCCTGCCCTACTACGCCAGCCAGAAAGCCATCAACAGCCCTGCCTTGCAGGGCAAATATTTACTGTCATGGGAGCAGGACCAGATCAGTGCAATTTTCAACCAAATGGTACACCAGTCCCTGATGCTTAGCCAGTACTTATCCACCGAAGGGTTTCACATTCTCCTAGATGCATTCCAGCACACAATATCAGAGTACAATTCTAGACACCACAACACGGAGACAAGACTGCATCTACTGATACAGAAGCCGGAGATGCTGATGGAGCATCACAGTGACAATGATGCAGAGACTGTCAAACAGTTCATGCGAATGATATCCAGTCTTGTTGAAGACTGCCAAGTGACTGTGCTCATGATGACTCACAAAAGAGACTTTGTACAGTGGATGCAAACATCCG GTGATTTTGACTCTGTTGATGCCAGCCATTGGTTCATTGGAGAACCGCTCTACAACGACACCATCAGTTGGTTCACCTCCGTGTATGGATCGTTTGTCACACTGCCTCAGATGAAGACCGCCATACAAACTGTGGGTACTAGCAGAaagcaaataaacaaacttttACAGAAGGTAACAAAAGGACAAAAATTTCAAG ATGCTGTAAAGACTTACAAGGAAGAAGTCATGTTCAAGTTCATCCATGAACTGAAAAAGATGAATCAACCAGGCATCGTATTGTCACTCTTTGAGGAGTTTGCCAAGCCTGAGTCAAAGAGACAGTTATACTGCCCTCAACGTTCCCCAGTACCAGTGGCCACTGAGTACAGCATGGAGTATCTTGAACAGTTGGAAGACAGAGGTTTCATATACTTTCAGAGTGGCACATCTCTGTATGGAGGTTGTGGCGGCAGAGTGTACAAACCTGTGATGAAACACCTCATTGGTTATCAAGAATTCATATCAAAGAAAATGACAG TCTTATCTGTACAGGTGAACAATGGCGACCGTGTCTACCCTATTGAACTCCAAGAACTGAGCGTATGCCACATGCTTGAGAAACTGGAGAATCATGGGATAGATACTACAAGGTTTGAATACTTCACCGTGAATTCAAGACATTGGTACCATGGCAACATTTACAGGCACAGTGATGCTGTTCTCAAATATCTCAGCAGAAATACTGAGGTTGACATGAAATTTGAGGAGACCAAAGAAACCGAGCCGGAATCTCAGTATGCCAAGTTCAAGGGCAAGGCCGGGTCATTGGAAGACGATGGATGGATTGGCTGGTTCACTTCCTTTGTCTGGTAG
- the LOC139151111 gene encoding uncharacterized protein, with amino-acid sequence MNFDTSTRASFINVLDRGRLKDNDVLKILEACHDTLTNQRFLGWICANGTKDHVQHFVNTGVDVSMHDYMGRTVLHEAAQKGDHEMVQYLLENTQAETNLVDWRGSTPLHCACEKGRDDIAHFLLERENVLASVRDINGRTPLLTALHNKKTSLALGLVKRFGNRLDLSCADKLGFTALHFTYLFKGDDARKFANSINELNGDNKEMAVRYEVQHNYKTVNELWNYHLDTEICPLTKLSKRLRNRWHLAMSNMESDRAKKSDTPSPLCLAVISGNIDAVLSLADDMKSMSHRSPLEIAVMHDKRIILDALLDKYKALGIDLPSLSDVCQYELQNIQNQRGQYDGIHPRDGPGLYRACKAGNKAAVQDLLKFGADVTARFNGKTCLDVCIDEDREAIALELLEHVITKTKTSDVVGNKGICHLILRAAGRDQWKLVERMIELDDFMQSDINTKLVSDSCNQTIIHHMARAGQLKMLQRILNKDIVDALNQVGKYHRTPLWFAIANEHWEVAKLLFLYDLNPLSGDASMDMFFHRLMRMNNPTFDSVLKGGCVVSDTQPCSEYIGRRRISKAYMAIFGSELVADTIYYDRCERKTNYWSVKEAKSSANNLKSGENECKKQVRSDNAPAHINSKYTLRRPKTEKEEKVYQEAKLLFALASNAATNSKSILHLAASRSQLEYARAILSFRPDLVDIPDIEGRTPLFYAALAGNKEMVCLILEKGACQIHASTILTVLLAYYINCKELSHTEIYYQGGIKYRTTDSANDDGDARSVQNDDQGIDDMQIKVYDEIDWLKLKANSVTYLFNETVSLLTWRKRQILTDSASVKKNKLYDVLAILLKNDPRCITDSKSAPSVALVLCALHDAKVLTLFVNGGFDLCRIIQELIFPKLLFITHTEEGQWETKETIYVDSITAEMLIISTVSNASDCLDDAFECLLVLLSKINAISKPTIAKLAVEASAKGKWALLEKILKCATFQELMMAEKLVQDRDGRTVIHYLAKEGQLGYLDEILKEDSYEETLAFDTVDQSLRTPLWYAVAFKHWDVAKKLILLGSCPLKCKTDIHSLMFRFRKFDREGKYKEGLDYFTVGKHPAPLGKYRRGQARPKDQMQELLEHKSKLVKSKTGRKISESARKEKYGSLGVYEAIFHQTDIFTTLVSKGSKLQPEVKKGTDAKTKRLTDKPRSDKEEGFFHRSHKIAQPSKIDVQAMKEVQQLYNLAVCAGNNGAKLLHIAAAAGDVELSKEIIKYRKSFVNCLDSSGMTALFYAVRSGYEETVRCLLENGANARIGLSPLLVSATMWYLTENGSNTTRGQNVLNAWPSKMVSGHMKGLVTFQRFMLDFKESKRNWRLTTKLLLSEVKGLVSEQEVLTLALSILREEGTIADFLSSGFDINTSLSNKSMHSGKDSDTDTLMSPEDVIYVTSSMKMPQSSIARCLDFLLRSGDNETLQRTLLSCMRHSLWDVIYTLIDMFNLQLDNVAAVSLLVKCAEENQVDLVKRLAERLDVSGGVDVGHNHLLVVALHTACKKGHVEMVELLLQTNQIGSFTKISLAEDKPQSLWDTNLPYDNTCQWYVKQQWPRHLELQLDGESKVLKNKQYRSHWTAFHWACHSGKLDVLKALETIAGGIEKAKGVMSEHFNPIELLYVSTLAGHASVFSYLCDDWNLDPSVRLNVSHLWEESHKFKLNFDPSPTSLEIAAVHGHHKIVMLLLQKAEQLGSGFELIKYPADLGPITLYHVASFYGWKDVIDILDQLGLPERSRQDGCGLTPAAYALSTGRRKLYEQLCSTELDENGVFDDHHGKISEITEENTICSFGWLRNHLISNKNNPTTALTQPTDAKQRDPQERAPYKFHYAGYTNDALKCMVTASALDMPHVWQNGDGYIRECFTDMLASAAFCGYANLLDLFLAGKEEVQRKEILSSRRTFDSWIGYMNDNRKECVQKLIDYGAPVSEYTLDFAIRSSSNDGVITLLRNSLGSEGIRKSDAKLGACAVGRNKLLTELTEEVPSFDDHIEGHSDKIDPTCFHCLRIRSVRWFDKFVKRVDVAKNDMLIIKSSSTPRLADRLSLPPEQLKEYQWILGHGNEMADFKKTMLGTIFYNTSDDLSDMGLNQESICHLLNACYMKNTKNKIGEARVPNAAIVALDKAVQLSPENFRSDLVKLFIEFHEDMGEKQLLHVAVTLHLQDLTQTMMSLCIGDTEYKGQAIVDVVKAFNYTAPLFRLETDITLDKEVIKGTLIGSVSKIPRKM; translated from the exons ATGAACTTTGATACCAGCACCCGTGCCAGCTTCATCAATGTACTTGATAGAGGCAGACTGAAGGATAATGACGTTTTGAAGATTCTAGAGGCATGCCATGATACTCTCACAAACCAGCGATTCCTTGGATGGATATGTGCTAATGGAACTAAAGATCATGTCCAACATTTCGTTAACACTGGTGTTGATGTATCAATGCATGACTACATGGGCCGCACAGTTCTCCATGAAGCCGCTCAGAAAGGCGACCACGAGATGGTGCAATATCTTCTCGAAAACACACAAGCAGAGACAAATCTAGTGGATTGGAGAGGTTCAACGCCGCTGCATTGTGCCTGTGAGAAAGGACGTGACGATATAGCACATTTCCTACTGGAAAGAGAGAATGTTCTAGCATCTGTGCGGGACATTAATGGAAGGACACCTCTTCTTACAGCTCTTCACAACAAGAAAACATCGTTAGCGTTAGGCCTGGTTAAAAGATTCGGGAACCGACTCGACCTGTCCTGCGCAGATAAGTTGGGATTCACAGCATTGCACTTCACATACTTGTTCAAAGGAGATGATGCCAGAAAGTTCGCAAATAGCATTAACGAACTGAACGGTGACAACAAAGAGATGGCTGTAAGATATGAAGTGCAGCACAACTACAAAACAGTCAACGAACTGTGGAACTACCATCTGGATACGGAGATATGTCCTCTGACAAAGTTATCGAAGCGTCTCAGAAATCGATGGCATTTGGCAATGTCAAACATGGAGAGTGACAGAGCGAAGAAAAGTGATACACCGAGCCCTCTTTGTCTTGCTGTCATATCCGGCAACATTGATGCTGTTTTGTCCCTCGCCGATGATATGAAATCGATGAGTCACCGGTCACCACTTGAAATAGCAGTTATGCATGATAAGAGAATAATCCTAGACGCTCTACTGGACAAATACAAAGCGCTTG GAATAGATCTACCTTCACTCTCAGATGTATGTCAATACGAGTTACAGAATATTCAAAATCAAAG GGGCCAATATGACGGTATTCATCCAAGAGATGGACCGGGATTATATAGGGCGTGCAAAGCTGGTAATAAAGCAGCTGTTCAAGATTTATTAAAATTTGGGGCTGATGTTACTGCTCGTTTTAATGGAAA AACCTGCCTTGATGTTTGTATCGATGAAGATCGTGAGGCAATTGCTCTTGAACTTTTAGAACACGTCATTACCAAAACGAAGACGTCCGACGTTGTTGGCAACAAGGGAATATGCCATCTTATTCTTAGAGCTGCAGGTAGAGATCAGTGGAAATTGGTTGAAAGAATGATCGAACTGGATGACTTTATGCAAAGTGATATTAATACAAAGCTTGTATCCGATAGCTGTAATCAGACAATCATTCATCATATGGCAAGGGCGGGGCAACTTAAAATGTTGCAAAGAATTTTAAATAAAGATATCGTAGACGCTTTGAATCAGGTAGGTAAATATCATCGCACCCCCCTGTGGTTTGCTATTGCAAATGAGCATTGGGAAGTGGCCAAACTACTATTCCTTTACGATTTGAATCCCTTGTCAGGAGATGCTTCTATGGATATGTTTTTCCATCGCCTCATGAGGATGAACAACCCAACGTTTGATTCTGTTTTGAAAGGTGGTTGCGTCGTAAGTGACACACAACCGTGTAGCGAATATATAGGTAGGAGAAGAATAAGTAAAGCATACATGGCCATATTTGGGAGTGAACTCGTTGCAGATACTATATATTATGATCGCTGTGAGAGGAAAACAAATTATTGGTCCGTAAAGGAGGCAAAGTCCTCGGCGAATAACCTGAAATCAGGGgaaaatgaatgtaaaaaacAAGTTCGAAGCGACAATGCCCCAGCTCATATAAACTCCAAATACACTCTACGAAGACCAAAAACAGAGAAAGAAGAAAAGGTCTACCAAGAGGCTAAACTACTGTTTGCCCTTGCATCTAATGCAGCAACAAACAGTAAGTCAATTCTCCACCTTGCTGCATCAAGGTCACAATTAGAATATGCCCGAGCAATTCTATCATTCAGGCCTGACCTTGTCGATATTCCTGATATTGAGGGACGAACTCCTCTATTTTATGCGGCTCTAGCGGGGAACAAAGAAATGGTATGTCTTATCCTTGAAAAGGGCGCATGCCAAATCCATGCATCAACAATCTTGACAGTACTCCTGGCTTATTATATTAATTGCAAGGAATTATCGCATACAGAGATCTATTATCAAGGCGGAATAAAGTACAGAACAACTGATTCTGCAAATGATGACGGGGATGCACGGAGTGTACAAAATGATGACCAGGGCATTGATGATATGCAAATAAAGGTTTATGACGAAATCGATTGGCTTAAATTGAAAGCAAATTCAGTCACGTATTTGTTTAATGAAACAGTCTCTCTGTTAACATGGCGAAAAAGGCAGATTCTAACTGACTCAGCATCTGTGAAAAAGAATAAATTGTATGATGTTCTGGCCATTCTTCTGAAGAATGACCCTCGGTGTATAACAGATAGCAAGTCCGCTCCTTCTGTTGCACTGGTTTTGTGTGCATTGCATGATGCAAAAGTTCTCACACTTTTTGTAAATGGCGGATTCGATCTCTGTCGCATCATTCAGGAATTAATTTTCCCAAAGTTATTGTTTATCACACACACTGAGGAAGGGCAGTGGGAAACGAAAGAAACAATATATGTTGACTCAATCACAGCAGAAATGTTGATCATTTCAACAGTCAGCAATGCTTCAGATTGCCTTGATGACGCTTTTGAATGTCTCCTTGTTCTTCTGTCAAAAATAAATGCCATTAGTAAACCCACCATCGCCAAATTAGCAGTAGAAGCTTCTGCCAAGGGCAAGTGGGCTTTActagaaaaaatattgaaatgcgcAACATTCCAGGAGTTGATGATGGCGGAGAAGTTAGTTCAAGACCGAGACGGGAGAACAGTCATTCATTATTTGGCAAAGGAAGGACAACTCGGATATCtcgatgaaattttgaaagaggattcgtATGAAGAGACTTTAGCATTTGATACTGTTGACCAAAGTCTGAGAACACCCCTCTGGTATGCAGTTGCATTTAAACACTGGGACGTTGCCAAAAAACTTATACTGCTGGGGTCCTGTCCTCTGAAATGCAAAACTGACATTCACAGCCTCATGTTTAGGTTTCGGAAATTTGATAGAGAGGGAAAGTATAAAGAAGGTTTGGATTATTTTACAGTTGGTAAACATCCAGCACCTCTTGGAAAGTACCGTAGGGGACAGGCTCGTCCAAAAGACCAAATGCAAGAACTTTTAGAGCATaaatcaaaattggtaaaatcaaAGACGGGTCGAAAGATAAGTGAGAGTGCTCGTAAAGAAAAATATGGAAGCCTTGGTGTCTACGAAGCAATTTTTCATCAAACAGATATTTTCACAACGTTAGTCAGCAAAGGTAGCAAGCTGCAACCAGAAGTGAAAAAAGGCACGGACGCAAAGACTAAGCGTCTTACTGATAAACCCAGATCTGATAAAGAAGAAGGATTTTTTCACAGAAGCCATAAAATAGCACAGCCGTCTAAAATAGATGTGCAAGCTATGAAAGAAGTTCAGCAACTGTATAATCTCGCTGTATGTGCCGGGAACAATGGGGCAAAACTACTCCACATCGCAGCAGCTGCGGGTGACGTTGAGTTATCAAAGGAAATCATCAAGTATAGGAAAAGCTTTGTTAATTGCCTTGACTCATCAGGGATGACAGCGTTATTCTACGCTGTTCGTTCAGGTTATGAAGAAACAGTTAGATGCCTCCTCGAGAATGGTGCGAACGCGAGGATTGGGCTGTCTCCTCTCCTCGTGAGTGCAACCATGTGGTATCTTACTGAAAATGGCAGTAATACAACACGAGGTCAAAATGTGTTGAATGCATGGCCAAGCAAAATGGTTTCAGGGCATATGAAAGGGCTGGTGACATTCCAACGCTTTATGTTAGACTTTAAAGAGAGCAAGAGGAATTGGAGACTTACTACAAAACTCCTGCTTTCTGAAGTGAAAGGTCTAGTAAGTGAACAGGAAGTACTGACCCTTGCTCTGAGTATACTTCGTGAGGAAGGTACGATTGCTGATTTCCTCTCAAGTGGATTTGATATAAATACCTCCCTTAGTAACAAATCAATGCATTCTGGTAAAGATTCAGACACAGATACACTGATGTCACCCGAAGACGTCATTTATGTCACATCATCGATGAAGATGCCACAATCTAGCATCGCAAGGTGCCTCGATTTCCTTCTGCGAAGTGGTGATAACGAAACGTTGCAGCGAACACTACTGTCCTGCATGAGACACAGTCTGTGGGATGTTATCTATACCCTTATTGACATGTTTAATCTTCAGCTCGACAACGTGGCAGCAGTATCACTCCTCGTAAAGTGTGCAGAAGAAAACCAAGTGGATTTGGTGAAAAGGCTGGCAGAACGTTTAGATGTATCTGGTGGTGTTGATGTTGGACACAATCATTTATTAGTGGTAGCATTACACACTGCTTGCAAGAAAGGTCACGTGGAAATGGTGGAATTGTTGCTTCAGACAAATCAAATTGGTAGTTTTACCAAAATTTCTTTAGCGGAAGATAAACCACAAAGCCTATGGGACACCAATTTACCATATGATAACACATGTCAATGGTATGTCAAACAACAGTGGCCAAGGCATCTTGAATTGCAGTTAGATGGCGAATCCAAAGTGCTCAAGAACAAACAGTATAGGTCTCACTGGACAGCCTTTCATTGGGCATGCCATAGCGGCAAGCTTGATGTTCTTAAAGCCCTGGAAACGATCGCAGGTGGCATTGAAAAGGCAAAAGGAGTAATGTCCGAACATTTTAACCCAATAGAATTATTGTATGTCAGTACGTTAGCCGGACATGCCTCTGTGTTCAGCTATTTATGTGACGATTGGAACCTTGATCCGAGTGTAAGATTGAACGTATCGCATCTATGGGAAGAGTCACacaaatttaaattaaattttgatccTTCTCCTACCAGTCTGGAGATAGCTGCTGTCCATGGTCACCACAAAATTGTGATGCTGTTGTTGCAGAAAGCTGAACAGCTCGGTTCTGGGTTTGAATTGATCAAATACCCAGCTGACCTGGGTCCCATAACTTTGTATCATGTGGCTAGTTTCTATGGTTGGAAGGACGTCATTGATATTCTCGATCAACTAGGTCTTCCTGAAAGGTCAAGGCAGGATGGCTGCGGTCTGACGCCAGCTGCATACGCGCTCAGTACGGGTCGGCGTAAGTTGTACGAGCAGCTCTGTAGCACTGAGCTTGACGAAAATGGGGTTTTTGATGACCATCATGgtaaaatatcagaaattacAGAGGAAAACACTATTTGTTCATTTGGCTGGTTACGTAATCATTTgatatcaaacaaaaataaccCAACTACTGCTCTTACTCAACCCACTGATGCCAAACAGAGGGATCCTCAAGAAAGAGCACCCTACAAGTTTCACTACGCTGGGTATACAAATGATGCTCTTAAATGCATGGTAACAGCTAGTGCTCTTGATATGCCCCATGTTTGGCAGAATGGAGATGGATATATACGTGAATGCTTTACGGATATGTTAGCCAGTGCGGCGTTTTGTGGTTATGCCAACTTGCTTGACCTTTTTCTTGCTGGTAAAGAAGAGGTTCAGAGAAAGGAAATTCTTTCCAGTCGCCGCACTTTTGACTCTTGGATAGGTTATATGAATGATAACCGGAAGGAGTGCGTTCAGAAGCTCATAGATTACGGAGCACCAGTATCTGAATATACCCTTGATTTTGCGATTCGTTCATCATCGAATGACGGTGTTATCACCCTCTTAAGAAACAGTCTTGGCTCAGAAGGTATTAGAAAGTCTGATGCAAAACTCGGTGCGTGTGCAGTTGGCCGCAATAAGTTGCTAACAGAACTTACAGAAGAAGTGCCCTCTTTTGATGATCACATTGAAGGACACAGCGACAAAATTGACCCCACATGTTTCCACTGTCTTAGAATTCGTAGCGTACGATGGTTTGATAAGTTTGTGAAACGTGTGGACGTAGCTAAGAATGATATGCTAATCATCAAATCATCGTCCACACCAAGACTCGCTGATAGGCTTTCACTACCTCCTGAACAATTAAAAGAGTATCAGTGGATTCTTGGCCACGGAAACGAAATGGCTGACTTTAAAAAGACAATGTTGGGAACAATCTTCTACAACACCAGTGACGACCTATCAGACATGGGTCTGAATCAGGAAAGCATTTGCCATCTTCTCAATGCATGCTACATGAAAAACACGAAGAATAAGATTGGAGAAGCCCGGGTGCCAAACGCAGCCATCGTGGCTCTCGATAAAGCAGTGCAATTAAGCCCAGAGAATTTCCGAAGTGATCTTGTGAAATTGTTCATTGAGTTTCACGAAGACATGGGGGAGAAACAACTCTTACACGTTGCTGTTACGTTGCATCTTCAAGACCTTACTCAAACGATGATGTCACTTTGCATTGGTGACACCGAGTACAAGGGGCAGGCAATCGTGGACGTTGTGAAGGCATTTAATTATACTGCACCATTATTTCGCTTGGAGACCGACATCACATTAGATAAAGAGGTTATCAAAGGAACACTTATTGGCTCCGTAAGTAAAATACCAAGGAAAATGtaa